ctatatttgaagtaaaaaaacaaaattactatatatttcactctataatagagctttattatagagtgaactattggagcaaatccaactctataatagagttactttattttagaataaaatatagataaaattatAGTGTCCTATTGGAGATGCCTTTATACATGGTGCAGTTAAAAGCAAAAGTTTATACTACGTTTTTTAAGACTATAACCACGTGAAATCGAATTAGtggtttagaaaaaaatatagtggTTGAATCCATATAAGTTGAAAACGCAGATTTCTAGGAGGATACGAATTTGATTCTCGTTGTGGAAAATATATAGTTCTAGACGTCCAGGCCCAGAACttccaaataaccaaaaaaaatccgTCACATGTCACAGACTCACAACATCTATTGTCGGGTTCTTCATTGTTAAAATATTAGAAGAAACAGAATTTAGTGTGTGTTTAATTTACAGTTTTATACTACTTGTTGAGTTCTTGACTTACAACTTACGGTTCTACTGGACAGATTTACTTTCATGCTTATAACGCATATATCAAATTACAAATGGTATATTTTTATTCAGTTAGATCGTTATAAAAGTTAATAAATAATACAGTggatcttttcttttctttttgactaaaTACAGTGGATCTTTTCTTATGTTAGCAATAGTTTaggttaaagaaaaaaactaaacgagagattattatatactaaggaaaaggaaagttcCGGCTATAAAAGTAACATGAATGTTGTTGAGCTCAACCACCACCATTAAACCTTTCTCGCTCAATGGCGGAAACTAACCCAGCCCGGTACAGCTTTTCCGGTTACCCCTTGTGCAAGTTATCTCTAAGCTTTCTTTTTCTCACCTTCCTCATCGTAGCTGCCACTGCCAATGATTCGAGTTTTCCATCGTCACACACCGGGAAACCCCACCACTCCAAGAAACTCACTAAACCGGTGGTTCTACTAATCTCCAGCGACGGTTTCCGGTTCGGTTACCAATACAAGACGGACACTCCAAACATCGATCTCCTCATTTCTCGAGGAACCGAAGCTAAAACCGGTTTAATCCCGGTTTTCCCATCCATGACGTTCCCAAACCATAACTCAATCGCCACCGGTCTCTACCCGGCTTACCACGGTATAATAATGAACAAGTTCACCGATCCAGTAACCGGAGAACTCTTCAAAAGAAACCTAGACCCGAAGTGGTGGTTAGGCGAGCCGTTGTGGGTAACCGCAACAAACCAAGGTCTCAAAGCTGCCACTTACTTTTGGCCAGGCGCTGACGTCCACAAAGGCTCGTGGACCTGTCCTAAAGGGTTTTGTAAAGCTCCTTACAATGCTTCGGTTCCGTTAGAAGAAAGAGTTGATACGATCTTGAGCTACTTCGATCTTCCACAGAGCGAGATCCCTGATTTCATGGCGCTGTATCTTGAAGAAACGGACGTACAGGGTCATGAATATGGCCCTGACGATCCTCGTGTCACTGAAGCAGTCGCAAAGATCGATAAAATGATCGGTAGAGTCATCAAGGgtttgaagaagaggaagatgttTAGTGATGTTCATGTGATCTTGCTTGGTGATCACGGAATGGTTACTAACTGTGACAAGAAAGTGATTTACGCTGATGATTTAGCGGATTGGATCAAGATACCAGCAGAGTGGATTCAAGATTATAGTCCCGTACTAGTGATGAATCCTCGGTGGGGCAAAGATGTCAAGAATCCTGGTGAGAAGAACACTGAAGTCGTGGCGAAGATGAACGAAGCTTTGAGCTCAGGGAAAGTAGAGAACGGTGAGTTTTTGCAAGTTTACTTGAAGGAGAAGTTACCAGAAAGGCTGCATTATTCCGACAGTTCTCGGATTCCTCCGATTATAGGAATGGTCGGAGAAGGTCTCATGGTTAAACAGAACAGAACAAACGTTCAAGAGTGTTACGGAGATCATGGATACGACAACATGTTCTTCTCTATGAGATCTATCTTTATTGGACATGGTCCTAGGTTTAGGAGAGGAAAGAAAGTGCCGTCGTTTGAGAATGTTCAGATCTACAATGTCGTTGCAGAGATTCTTGGACTCCGACCAGCTCCGAACAATGGTTCTTCATTGTTTACTCGTAGCCTTCTCATGCCCACTGGAGAAACAATGCAACTAAAATGAAGCTTAATAATAGCGTCAGTTTCTTCCTAGGTTCTGATGTATTCTACTGTTTTAGTTCATATATCAATGTATCGGCAAATGAATAAGAGAAGAGGTCAAATGTTATTTTGGATAATACTCACCGAGAGCAACATGACTCAGAGAACATGATAAATTGAtgaataacaaaacataaattgTTGTATTTCCCCTTTACTATTTAGACATAAGTTGAACTTAAATAACATTAGTCTCTGATAAATTGATGAATAACCCAACAcataacttgttttttttttttttttttttttgaaaaagggcttaACACATAAATTGTTGTATTGAAACTTTAAGATAACTTTTGTCTCAATATGGATTTTATGGTTATAGGTATATTGAA
The Brassica napus cultivar Da-Ae chromosome A1, Da-Ae, whole genome shotgun sequence DNA segment above includes these coding regions:
- the LOC106372079 gene encoding venom phosphodiesterase 2-like → MAETNPARYSFSGYPLCKLSLSFLFLTFLIVAATANDSSFPSSHTGKPHHSKKLTKPVVLLISSDGFRFGYQYKTDTPNIDLLISRGTEAKTGLIPVFPSMTFPNHNSIATGLYPAYHGIIMNKFTDPVTGELFKRNLDPKWWLGEPLWVTATNQGLKAATYFWPGADVHKGSWTCPKGFCKAPYNASVPLEERVDTILSYFDLPQSEIPDFMALYLEETDVQGHEYGPDDPRVTEAVAKIDKMIGRVIKGLKKRKMFSDVHVILLGDHGMVTNCDKKVIYADDLADWIKIPAEWIQDYSPVLVMNPRWGKDVKNPGEKNTEVVAKMNEALSSGKVENGEFLQVYLKEKLPERLHYSDSSRIPPIIGMVGEGLMVKQNRTNVQECYGDHGYDNMFFSMRSIFIGHGPRFRRGKKVPSFENVQIYNVVAEILGLRPAPNNGSSLFTRSLLMPTGETMQLK